A part of Mycobacteriales bacterium genomic DNA contains:
- a CDS encoding TetR/AcrR family transcriptional regulator translates to MQQKSSAVRERNRRGEGDRLRAEILAATARLLEAAGSDEGLSLRGVAREVGISPQSMYLHFANLDELVLAVLADSHGLMGRDLDAAADAEADPVERVIARGRAYLAWGAAHPGLYQVMYEGRLQSKPELEPGVLPPGRTLLYKVRDDVRAAMAAGAIPDGDAESLAYELWALVHGLVSLRANKPAMQWPDTGLLVDDAGRRILRAP, encoded by the coding sequence ATGCAGCAGAAGTCGAGCGCGGTCCGGGAGCGCAACCGGCGAGGTGAGGGCGATCGGCTGCGGGCCGAGATCCTCGCCGCGACCGCCCGCCTGCTCGAGGCGGCCGGCTCCGACGAGGGGCTGAGCCTGCGCGGCGTCGCCCGCGAGGTCGGCATCTCGCCCCAGTCGATGTACCTGCACTTCGCCAACCTCGACGAGCTGGTGCTGGCCGTCCTGGCCGACAGCCACGGGCTGATGGGCCGCGACCTGGACGCGGCGGCCGACGCCGAGGCCGACCCGGTGGAACGGGTGATCGCCCGCGGCCGGGCGTACCTGGCCTGGGGCGCCGCCCACCCCGGTCTCTACCAGGTCATGTACGAGGGCCGCCTGCAGTCGAAGCCCGAGCTGGAGCCGGGCGTCCTCCCGCCCGGACGGACGCTGCTGTACAAGGTGCGCGACGACGTCCGGGCCGCGATGGCCGCGGGCGCGATCCCGGACGGGGACGCGGAGTCGCTCGCGTACGAGCTGTGGGCGCTGGTGCACGGGCTGGTGTCGCTGCGGGCGAACAAGCCCGCGATGCAGTGGCCGGACACCGGTCTGCTGGTCGACGACGCCGGCCGCCGGATCCTCCGCGCGCCCTAG
- a CDS encoding MFS transporter: MSRRAWTLVLVCAATFMLLLDVSVVTTALPTIRADLNASFSDVQWALDAYTLPLAALLLPAASLADITGRKRIFLLGLAIFTAASAACAASTTPLALDVARAVQGGGGALLFATALPLLGHEFRGRDRAAAIGVWSAVLAGSVAVGPLVGGALVDSLGWQWIFLVNLPIGAVAFVAALLRISESRDPSGRRVDIPGTVLLGLGLFGLVLGIVRGNSAGWTSGLVLASFLGGAVLLAAFVLVEARSARPMLDLGLFRSPAFSGAAIVGFLVSAGIIGMFAYVVILTQAGFGFSALRSGLSFLPLSVLSFVAAAVTGRRLLGRVPTRLLLTASMGISLLGILLTAVVGRTETYGSTVPGLIIIGFGFGMSTPIIANVGLGAVAPERAGMATGAVNTFRQVGTAVGVAGLGALFEARVRDAVVDALSGQVGAANARELGTAVAAGGTKQALAAVPAGLRPALSEAALSALSNGLAWVLCAGAACVLGALVAAYTLVRDTPTPAEPPAEPVSAAA; the protein is encoded by the coding sequence ATGTCCCGTCGGGCCTGGACCCTCGTGCTGGTCTGCGCGGCCACGTTCATGCTGTTGCTCGACGTCTCCGTGGTGACGACCGCGCTGCCGACGATCCGGGCCGACCTGAACGCGTCGTTCTCCGACGTGCAGTGGGCGCTCGACGCGTACACGCTGCCGCTGGCGGCGCTGCTGCTGCCGGCCGCCTCGCTGGCCGACATCACCGGCCGGAAGCGGATCTTCCTGCTCGGGCTGGCCATCTTCACGGCGGCGAGCGCCGCCTGCGCCGCCTCGACCACACCGCTGGCGCTGGACGTGGCCCGGGCCGTACAGGGTGGCGGCGGTGCGCTGCTGTTCGCGACCGCGCTCCCGCTGCTCGGGCACGAGTTCCGGGGCCGGGACCGGGCGGCCGCGATCGGCGTCTGGAGCGCGGTCCTGGCCGGCTCGGTCGCGGTCGGCCCGCTGGTCGGCGGCGCGCTGGTGGACAGCCTCGGCTGGCAGTGGATCTTCCTGGTCAACCTGCCGATCGGCGCGGTCGCCTTCGTCGCCGCGCTGCTGCGGATCTCCGAAAGCCGGGACCCGAGCGGTCGCCGCGTCGACATCCCGGGCACGGTGCTGCTGGGGCTCGGCCTGTTCGGGCTGGTGCTCGGCATCGTCCGGGGCAACTCGGCCGGCTGGACCAGCGGGCTGGTGCTCGCCTCGTTCCTCGGCGGCGCGGTGCTGCTGGCCGCGTTCGTGCTGGTGGAGGCGCGCTCGGCCCGGCCGATGCTGGACCTCGGGCTGTTCCGGTCGCCCGCGTTCAGCGGCGCCGCGATCGTCGGCTTCCTCGTCTCGGCCGGGATCATCGGCATGTTCGCGTACGTCGTGATCCTCACCCAGGCCGGCTTCGGCTTCTCGGCGCTGCGCTCGGGCCTGAGCTTCCTGCCGCTGTCGGTGCTCTCGTTCGTGGCCGCGGCGGTGACCGGTCGGCGGCTGCTCGGCCGGGTCCCGACCCGGCTGCTGCTCACCGCCTCGATGGGGATCAGCCTGCTCGGTATCCTGCTCACCGCGGTGGTCGGGCGGACCGAGACCTACGGCTCGACCGTGCCGGGCCTGATCATCATCGGCTTCGGGTTCGGCATGAGCACGCCGATCATCGCCAACGTCGGCCTCGGCGCGGTCGCGCCGGAGCGGGCGGGCATGGCCACCGGCGCGGTGAACACCTTCCGCCAGGTCGGCACGGCGGTCGGGGTGGCCGGGCTGGGCGCGCTGTTCGAGGCCCGGGTCCGGGACGCGGTGGTCGACGCGCTGTCCGGCCAGGTCGGCGCGGCGAACGCGCGTGAGCTCGGCACGGCCGTCGCGGCCGGCGGCACCAAGCAGGCGCTGGCCGCGGTCCCGGCCGGGTTGCGTCCGGCGCTGTCCGAGGCCGCGCTGTCCGCGCTCTCGAACGGGCTGGCCTGGGTGCTGTGCGCCGGCGCCGCCTGCGTCCTGGGCGCCCTGGTCGCCGCGTACACCCTGGTCCGCGACACGCCAACGCCGGCCGAGCCCCCGGCCGAGCCGGTCTCGGCCGCCGCCTGA